Proteins encoded within one genomic window of Deinococcus depolymerans:
- a CDS encoding extracellular solute-binding protein produces MKRTLLTVTALLLASTSLAQTKTLTVYSGRAKTFVDPVVQQFEKQTGIKVNVRYGTDAQLVAALREEGSKSPADVYWGNSVGALGELAAEGRFSKLGAALTRNVSSDYLPDDRTWLPTTVRFRTLAYNTGKIKPEQLPDSILDLPKMTSLKGRIGWTVSYPSFQDFLAAMISKYGEATTRQWIEGMKALQPKDYKTSNVGMLEAMRAGEIDVALTNHYYIQRVNRLSYPIDTYFFKNGDIGNLGNATGAAILKTSKNGASAARFLSALVAKDAQTFFLSVNFEYPVIGNILQPTTMLPYSDVSKRSPRIDPTVLPKNIDKAQKLLRDAGLL; encoded by the coding sequence ATGAAGCGTACCCTCCTCACCGTCACCGCCCTGCTGCTCGCCAGCACCAGCCTCGCGCAGACCAAGACCCTGACCGTGTACTCCGGCCGCGCCAAGACCTTCGTGGACCCGGTCGTGCAGCAGTTCGAGAAGCAGACCGGCATCAAGGTCAACGTCCGCTACGGCACCGACGCCCAGCTCGTCGCCGCCCTGCGCGAGGAAGGCAGCAAGAGCCCCGCCGACGTCTACTGGGGCAACTCGGTCGGCGCACTCGGCGAACTGGCCGCCGAGGGCCGCTTCAGCAAACTGGGCGCCGCCCTGACCCGCAACGTCAGCAGCGACTACCTGCCCGACGACCGCACCTGGCTGCCCACCACCGTCCGCTTCCGCACCCTGGCGTACAACACGGGCAAGATCAAACCCGAACAGCTGCCCGACTCCATCCTGGACCTGCCCAAGATGACCAGCCTCAAGGGCCGCATCGGCTGGACCGTCAGCTACCCCAGCTTCCAGGACTTCCTGGCCGCCATGATCAGCAAGTACGGCGAGGCCACCACCCGCCAGTGGATCGAGGGCATGAAGGCCCTGCAACCCAAGGACTACAAGACCAGCAACGTGGGCATGCTCGAGGCCATGCGCGCCGGTGAGATCGACGTGGCGCTCACCAACCACTACTACATCCAGCGCGTGAACCGCCTGAGCTACCCCATCGACACGTACTTCTTCAAGAACGGCGACATCGGCAACCTGGGCAACGCCACCGGCGCCGCCATCCTGAAGACCAGCAAGAACGGTGCCAGCGCCGCCCGGTTCCTGAGCGCCCTGGTCGCCAAGGACGCCCAGACCTTCTTCCTGAGCGTCAACTTCGAGTACCCGGTGATCGGGAACATCCTGCAGCCCACCACCATGCTGCCCTACAGCGACGTGAGCAAACGCAGCCCCCGCATCGACCCCACCGTGCTGCCCAAGAACATCGACAAGGCGCAGAAACTGCTGCGCGACGCCGGCCTGCTCTGA
- a CDS encoding D-alanine--D-alanine ligase family protein, whose translation MKKRILLLAGGQSGEHEVSLMSARSVLNALPKDQFDVTPVVISKQGRWLPPTETQRALDSGEAATGGDLVLHRVASAEGYDAVFPLLHGPMGEDGTVQGLLTLAGIPFVGSGVLGSAVSMDKVMTKQVLESAGIPQVAWRLAVRREWQQQPDAVRDRAAGLGFPLFVKPANLGSSVGISKVNTPDELDAALNLAFGLDRRVILEAMTSHKPREVEVGILGNDAPIASPVGELRFAADFYDYETKYTEGRATMHIPAPLPPEVAERVRSVALTAFRALDCAGLARVDFFYVEETGELLLNEVNTMPGFTTTSMYPKLFEAAGLGYSELVTRLVTLALEER comes from the coding sequence GTGAAGAAGCGCATTCTGCTGCTGGCCGGGGGCCAGTCCGGTGAACACGAAGTCAGTCTCATGAGTGCCCGGAGCGTCCTGAACGCCCTGCCCAAGGATCAGTTCGACGTGACACCCGTGGTGATCAGCAAGCAGGGGCGCTGGCTGCCGCCCACCGAGACGCAGCGCGCCCTGGACAGCGGCGAGGCCGCCACCGGCGGGGACCTCGTGCTGCACCGCGTGGCGAGCGCCGAGGGCTACGACGCGGTGTTCCCGCTGCTGCACGGCCCGATGGGCGAGGACGGCACCGTGCAGGGCCTGCTGACCCTGGCCGGGATTCCCTTCGTGGGCAGCGGCGTGCTGGGGTCGGCGGTCAGCATGGACAAGGTCATGACCAAGCAGGTGCTGGAATCGGCCGGGATTCCGCAGGTGGCGTGGCGGCTGGCCGTGCGGCGCGAGTGGCAGCAGCAGCCGGACGCGGTGCGTGACCGCGCGGCGGGACTGGGCTTCCCGCTGTTCGTGAAACCCGCGAACCTGGGGTCCAGCGTGGGCATCAGCAAGGTGAACACGCCGGACGAACTGGACGCCGCGCTGAACCTGGCGTTCGGGCTGGACCGCCGCGTGATCCTGGAGGCCATGACCAGCCACAAGCCCCGCGAGGTCGAGGTGGGCATCCTGGGCAACGACGCGCCCATTGCCAGTCCGGTGGGGGAACTGCGCTTTGCCGCGGATTTCTACGATTACGAGACGAAGTACACCGAGGGCCGCGCGACCATGCACATCCCGGCGCCGCTGCCGCCGGAGGTCGCGGAGCGGGTGCGGTCGGTGGCGCTGACGGCCTTCCGGGCGCTGGACTGCGCCGGGCTGGCCCGCGTGGACTTCTTCTATGTCGAGGAGACGGGTGAACTGCTGCTGAACGAGGTGAACACCATGCCGGGCTTCACGACGACCAGCATGTACCCGAAGCTGTTCGAGGCGGCGGGACTGGGCTACAGCGAGCTGGTGACGCGGCTGGTGACGCTGGCACTCGAGGAACGCTGA
- a CDS encoding ABC transporter substrate-binding protein, translating to MKKIAALSTLLILTSALAVAPKDTLVIQESADIPTMDPGVTYDTASGSITENLYETLLTYSGASLTKLEPLLSTKWTISNGGKTYTFDLRKNVKFHSGNAMTCADAEYSFERNLVTNSAESGNWFIAESLLGTGANANDDKTITWARIDKAVECNAAGQLIFNLPAVDPAFLAKLAYTGQSVIDSKYAIKLGEWSGKEADWKNWVGKDLTNSALSKAPSGTGAYKFVRKDANAFLATAFDGYWGKKPAIKNIVIQKVPELAARQQAFLRGDADMIEGAGRAVDEEQIKGKPGVMWVDNLPNTVASAFFMNENIKSTGLLGSGKLDGKGIPANFFKDSNVRRAFSYAFNYEQYIQDVQKGKGKQRTMLLPDTFPGYDAKVGTYSFDKAKATQYFQRAWGGQVWKNGFVMTANYRAGAVASQTAMEILKKNIESINPKFRVNIQAKPWSEMLAASKKGEEAMIIIGWAPDYADPDNFMYTFYSSNGYYFPRNNWKDAQVDKWLEQARNTVNTAERNRLYSLVGKKAYEQAPYILMPAGVNYLFTRDNITGVSASNYNPMISFAYTGTFWKELGKK from the coding sequence ATGAAGAAAATCGCTGCCCTCAGCACCCTGCTCATCCTCACCTCCGCGCTCGCCGTCGCTCCCAAGGACACCCTGGTCATCCAGGAATCCGCGGACATCCCCACCATGGACCCCGGCGTCACCTACGACACCGCCTCCGGCTCCATCACCGAGAACCTCTACGAGACCCTGCTGACCTACAGCGGCGCCAGCCTCACCAAGCTCGAGCCCCTGCTGTCCACCAAGTGGACCATCAGCAACGGCGGCAAGACCTACACCTTCGACCTGCGCAAGAACGTCAAGTTCCACAGCGGCAACGCCATGACCTGCGCCGACGCCGAGTACTCCTTCGAGCGCAACCTCGTGACCAACAGCGCCGAGTCCGGCAACTGGTTCATCGCCGAGAGCCTGCTGGGCACCGGCGCCAACGCCAACGACGACAAGACCATCACCTGGGCCCGCATCGACAAGGCCGTCGAGTGCAACGCAGCCGGCCAGCTGATCTTCAACCTGCCCGCCGTTGACCCCGCCTTCCTGGCGAAACTGGCCTACACCGGCCAGAGCGTCATCGACAGCAAGTACGCCATCAAGCTCGGCGAGTGGAGCGGCAAGGAAGCCGACTGGAAGAACTGGGTCGGCAAGGACCTGACCAACAGCGCCCTGAGCAAGGCCCCCAGCGGCACCGGCGCGTACAAGTTCGTCCGCAAGGACGCCAACGCCTTCCTGGCCACCGCCTTCGACGGTTACTGGGGCAAGAAACCCGCCATCAAGAACATCGTCATCCAGAAGGTGCCTGAACTCGCCGCCCGCCAGCAGGCCTTCCTGCGCGGCGACGCCGACATGATCGAAGGGGCCGGCCGCGCCGTCGACGAGGAACAGATCAAGGGCAAGCCCGGCGTCATGTGGGTCGACAACCTCCCCAACACCGTCGCCAGCGCGTTCTTCATGAACGAGAACATCAAGTCCACCGGCCTGCTCGGCAGCGGCAAACTGGACGGCAAGGGCATCCCCGCCAACTTCTTCAAGGACAGCAACGTCCGCCGCGCCTTCAGCTACGCCTTCAACTACGAGCAGTACATCCAGGACGTCCAGAAGGGCAAGGGCAAACAGCGCACCATGCTGCTGCCCGACACCTTCCCCGGCTACGACGCCAAGGTCGGCACGTACTCCTTCGACAAGGCCAAAGCCACCCAGTACTTCCAGCGCGCCTGGGGCGGCCAGGTCTGGAAGAACGGCTTCGTCATGACCGCCAACTACCGCGCGGGCGCCGTGGCCAGCCAGACGGCCATGGAAATCCTGAAGAAGAACATCGAATCCATCAACCCCAAGTTCCGCGTGAACATCCAGGCCAAACCCTGGAGCGAAATGCTCGCCGCCTCCAAGAAGGGCGAGGAAGCCATGATCATCATCGGCTGGGCGCCCGACTACGCCGACCCTGACAACTTCATGTACACCTTCTACTCCAGCAACGGGTACTACTTCCCCCGCAACAACTGGAAAGACGCCCAGGTCGACAAGTGGCTCGAGCAGGCCCGCAACACCGTCAACACCGCCGAGCGCAACCGCCTGTACAGCCTCGTGGGCAAGAAGGCCTACGAGCAGGCCCCCTACATCCTGATGCCCGCCGGCGTGAACTACCTGTTCACCCGCGACAACATCACGGGCGTCAGCGCCTCGAACTACAACCCCATGATCTCCTTCGCCTACACCGGCACCTTCTGGAAGGAACTGGGCAAGAAGTAA
- a CDS encoding ABC transporter permease: MLNFIVRRLIQIPVVMLVLSLMIVGITQLLTPEQRAAPYIRSEQQAARLEQIIEQRGLRDPFPVQYGRWLSATLKGDLGYSKASSQDVITTIQERLPRTLELTFVTAIPILLLSIWLGTLSALHKDKLIDQILRVFVVLGYSLPSFVVGILLLAVFYAYLGWLPGAGQVSVLNTFALGELQRYTGLLTVDAALNGRWDIAWDALQHLILPAMTLLIVLSASIIKVMRNNMLEALTSDYVRTARAKGLSSRVVNNKHARRNALLSIVTLGGFLIIGLLSGSLITETIFAYPGVGQWVVQAAVGVDLAAVLGFAMLTAVIVVVVSTIVDILYGVIDPRVRFD; encoded by the coding sequence ATGCTTAATTTCATCGTGCGGCGACTCATCCAGATTCCCGTGGTGATGCTCGTCCTTTCCCTGATGATCGTCGGCATCACGCAGCTGCTCACGCCCGAGCAGCGCGCCGCGCCGTACATCCGCAGCGAGCAGCAGGCTGCCCGACTGGAACAGATCATCGAACAGCGCGGCCTGCGCGACCCCTTCCCGGTCCAGTACGGCCGCTGGCTGTCCGCCACCCTGAAAGGCGACCTGGGTTACTCCAAGGCCAGCAGTCAGGACGTGATCACGACCATCCAGGAGCGCCTGCCGCGCACCCTCGAACTGACCTTCGTGACCGCCATCCCGATCCTGCTGCTGAGCATCTGGCTGGGCACCCTCAGCGCCCTGCACAAGGACAAGCTGATCGACCAGATCCTGCGCGTCTTCGTGGTGCTCGGCTACAGTCTGCCCAGCTTCGTGGTGGGCATCCTGCTGCTGGCCGTGTTCTACGCCTACCTGGGCTGGCTGCCCGGGGCCGGGCAGGTCAGCGTGCTGAACACCTTCGCGCTGGGGGAACTGCAGCGTTACACCGGCCTGCTGACCGTCGACGCCGCCCTGAACGGCCGCTGGGACATCGCCTGGGACGCCCTGCAACACCTGATCCTGCCCGCCATGACCCTGCTGATCGTCCTGAGCGCCAGCATCATCAAGGTCATGCGCAACAACATGCTCGAGGCGCTCACCAGCGACTACGTGCGCACCGCCCGCGCCAAGGGCCTGTCCAGCCGCGTGGTGAACAACAAGCACGCCCGCCGCAACGCCCTGCTGAGCATCGTGACGCTGGGCGGCTTCCTGATCATCGGCCTGCTGAGCGGCTCGCTGATCACCGAGACGATCTTCGCGTACCCCGGCGTGGGCCAGTGGGTCGTGCAGGCCGCCGTGGGCGTGGACCTCGCGGCCGTGCTGGGCTTCGCCATGCTGACCGCCGTGATCGTGGTCGTCGTGAGCACCATCGTGGACATCCTGTACGGCGTGATCGACCCCCGCGTGAGGTTCGACTGA
- a CDS encoding ABC transporter permease, whose protein sequence is MTTVPVKVEQRSNWQLFWTSPAMRKMRRNPLAITGLIITLLFGLIALFAPLIAKPSGNCLRDLNITQASEVYNPLQAPFWQATLAPPKSCYLTERLGFQQQPSPPSAEAPFGTVNGYNIFYGLVWGTRTALKLSFIIVAITLTTGIIIGAISGYYGGWIDNLIQRFIDVLFSLPPLILTVVILTILRARLMGGGADYDPTVPMIVAFCVTGWAGYARLIRGEVLRTRQLEYVDAARSLGARDMRLILKHVVPNSVAAVFTTAVLDLATTPLSIAGLSFLGLGFEPGYSEWGQLVDFARAWLKPDYWYVLVYPAVFIVLFSLAFNLFGDGLRDALDPKSR, encoded by the coding sequence ATGACCACCGTGCCCGTCAAGGTCGAGCAGCGCAGCAACTGGCAGCTGTTCTGGACCAGCCCCGCCATGCGCAAGATGCGCCGCAACCCGCTGGCCATCACCGGCCTGATCATCACGCTGCTGTTCGGCCTGATCGCGCTGTTCGCGCCGCTGATCGCCAAACCCAGCGGCAACTGCCTGCGCGACCTGAACATCACCCAGGCCAGCGAGGTCTACAACCCCCTGCAAGCCCCGTTCTGGCAGGCGACCCTGGCCCCCCCCAAGAGCTGCTACCTGACCGAACGGCTCGGCTTCCAGCAGCAGCCCAGCCCGCCCAGCGCCGAGGCCCCCTTCGGGACCGTGAACGGCTACAACATCTTCTACGGCCTGGTGTGGGGCACCCGCACCGCCCTGAAACTGTCGTTCATCATCGTCGCCATCACCCTCACCACCGGCATCATCATCGGCGCGATCAGCGGCTACTACGGCGGCTGGATCGACAACCTGATCCAGCGCTTCATTGACGTGCTGTTCTCGCTGCCGCCCCTGATCCTGACCGTGGTGATCCTGACCATCCTGCGCGCCCGCCTGATGGGCGGCGGGGCCGACTACGACCCGACCGTCCCGATGATCGTGGCGTTCTGCGTGACCGGCTGGGCCGGCTACGCCCGCCTGATCCGCGGTGAGGTGCTGCGCACCCGCCAGCTGGAGTACGTGGACGCCGCCCGCAGCCTCGGCGCGCGCGACATGCGCCTGATCCTCAAGCACGTGGTGCCCAACAGCGTGGCCGCCGTGTTCACGACCGCCGTGCTGGACCTCGCCACGACCCCCCTGAGCATCGCGGGCCTGTCCTTCCTGGGCCTGGGCTTCGAACCCGGGTACTCCGAATGGGGTCAGCTGGTCGACTTCGCCCGCGCGTGGCTGAAACCCGACTACTGGTACGTGCTGGTGTACCCGGCGGTGTTCATCGTGCTGTTCAGCCTCGCCTTCAACCTGTTCGGTGACGGCCTGCGCGACGCGCTGGACCCCAAGTCCCGCTGA
- a CDS encoding folate-binding protein, producing the protein MWTRIPSSSLRVTGADRVDFVHGQMTNDLRGAPTPGVVACAFLNVRGQIEQFARAYRRADDVYLHLDAGQAPALEARLKRYVIFDQVEIQDVSEELRTVHVWHEGTLPGWDVSGGAAQTFELGGGAVLGGRVNRTGTAGVDLHYLARHEAAVLPALTGPEVPLADLDAARVRAGIPDVIRDALTGTLPPEIGLDVGGPLPAISYRKGCYVGQEIMARLEARGNARHHLARLSGERAWPAGAEVTADGKVVGQAGLYAAGGSVARLRRELVDGADVLVGGVPARVVLAAPVT; encoded by the coding sequence ATGTGGACCCGGATTCCTTCCAGCAGCCTGCGCGTGACCGGCGCGGACCGCGTTGATTTCGTGCATGGGCAGATGACCAACGACCTGCGGGGCGCGCCGACGCCGGGCGTGGTCGCCTGCGCGTTCCTGAACGTGCGCGGGCAGATCGAGCAGTTCGCCCGCGCGTACCGCCGCGCCGACGACGTGTACCTGCACCTGGACGCCGGGCAGGCCCCGGCACTGGAGGCCCGCCTGAAACGCTACGTGATCTTCGACCAGGTCGAGATCCAGGACGTCAGTGAGGAGCTGCGGACCGTGCACGTCTGGCACGAGGGGACGCTGCCCGGCTGGGACGTGTCGGGCGGCGCGGCGCAGACCTTCGAGCTGGGCGGCGGGGCGGTCCTGGGAGGCCGCGTGAACCGCACGGGCACGGCGGGCGTGGACCTGCATTACCTCGCGCGGCACGAGGCGGCGGTCCTCCCGGCCCTGACCGGCCCGGAGGTGCCGCTGGCGGACCTGGACGCCGCGCGCGTGCGTGCCGGCATTCCGGACGTGATCCGGGACGCCCTGACCGGCACCCTGCCGCCCGAGATCGGCCTGGACGTGGGTGGCCCACTGCCCGCCATCAGTTACCGCAAGGGCTGTTACGTGGGCCAGGAGATCATGGCGCGGCTGGAGGCGCGCGGGAATGCCCGGCATCACCTCGCGCGGCTGAGCGGGGAGCGGGCGTGGCCGGCCGGGGCCGAGGTGACCGCGGACGGGAAGGTCGTTGGGCAGGCGGGCCTGTACGCGGCGGGGGGCAGCGTGGCGCGGCTTCGCAGGGAACTGGTGGACGGTGCGGACGTCCTGGTGGGCGGCGTGCCTGCCCGGGTCGTGCTGGCCGCCCCGGTGACCTGA
- the hemA gene encoding glutamyl-tRNA reductase encodes MTLACPTARAFLAVSGAPAPGTLDVAVVGLNHQTAPVEVRERAAVRAGEEGALLDHLARHAQEVMLLSTCNRTEVYMAGLTGDPLAAFEGAWGHALGGHLYFHQGEAAVTHLYRVAAGLDSLVIGETQIQGQVKRAWMDARERGLTGTLLNKVAQGALAAGKRVRFETGMSDHVVSVSSAAVELAQAALGGLAGRTALIIGAGETAELTLTHLRAAGVEDIIVVNRTVERARHLAEKLGGRPCAAEYLHEVLPEADVLIASSGAPHYVLHGEGVAEALRQRPGRPMFLIDISVPRILDPDIAGVPGAHLHNLDDLTGIVARNMDSRRAALPQANAIVRDAAADLSRWHLTRQARQRQRDLALASD; translated from the coding sequence GTGACCCTGGCCTGCCCCACCGCCCGCGCGTTCCTCGCCGTGAGTGGCGCCCCCGCACCCGGCACGCTCGACGTGGCGGTCGTCGGCCTGAACCACCAGACCGCGCCCGTCGAGGTCCGCGAACGCGCCGCCGTCCGCGCCGGCGAGGAAGGCGCGCTGCTGGACCACCTCGCCCGCCACGCGCAGGAGGTCATGCTGCTGTCCACCTGCAACCGCACCGAGGTCTACATGGCGGGCCTGACCGGCGACCCCCTCGCCGCCTTCGAGGGCGCCTGGGGGCACGCGCTGGGCGGGCACCTGTACTTCCACCAGGGCGAGGCGGCCGTCACGCACCTGTACCGCGTCGCGGCGGGCCTCGACAGCCTCGTGATCGGCGAGACGCAGATCCAGGGTCAGGTCAAACGCGCCTGGATGGACGCCCGCGAACGCGGCCTGACCGGCACGCTGCTGAACAAGGTCGCGCAGGGCGCCCTGGCTGCCGGGAAACGCGTGCGCTTCGAGACCGGCATGAGCGATCACGTCGTGTCGGTCTCCAGCGCCGCCGTGGAACTCGCGCAGGCCGCGCTCGGCGGCCTCGCCGGACGGACCGCCCTGATCATCGGGGCGGGGGAGACGGCAGAACTGACCCTCACGCACCTGCGCGCCGCCGGGGTCGAGGACATCATCGTCGTCAACCGCACCGTGGAACGCGCCCGGCACCTCGCCGAGAAACTCGGGGGCCGCCCCTGCGCCGCCGAGTACCTGCACGAGGTCCTGCCCGAGGCGGACGTGCTGATCGCCAGCAGCGGCGCCCCCCACTACGTCCTGCACGGCGAGGGTGTCGCCGAGGCCCTGCGGCAGCGTCCGGGCCGCCCGATGTTCCTGATCGACATCAGCGTGCCGCGCATCCTCGACCCGGACATCGCGGGCGTGCCCGGCGCGCACCTGCACAACCTCGACGACCTGACCGGCATCGTCGCCCGCAACATGGACAGCCGCCGCGCCGCGCTGCCGCAGGCGAACGCCATCGTCCGCGACGCCGCCGCCGACCTGAGCCGCTGGCACCTGACCCGTCAGGCCCGGCAGCGTCAGCGTGACCTGGCCCTCGCCAGCGACTGA
- a CDS encoding bifunctional precorrin-2 dehydrogenase/sirohydrochlorin ferrochelatase, with product MSLLPAFLDLRGARTVVVGGGPVALRRTRTLLGSGAQVQVIAPDLHPDLAALPVQVQRRPYRPGDLNGAALAVAATSLADVNGQVVGDARALGIPVNDASDATRGTLRFAATAAQAGVQVAVSSGRELPMFSQALAERITALLPSETQLDDWSARREAALTCPEPQRSSALGTLRDEIRRAMGVGA from the coding sequence GTGAGCCTGCTGCCTGCCTTCCTCGACCTGCGCGGCGCCCGGACTGTCGTGGTCGGCGGCGGCCCGGTGGCCCTGCGCCGCACCCGCACCCTGCTCGGCAGCGGCGCGCAGGTCCAGGTCATCGCGCCGGACCTGCACCCGGACCTCGCGGCCCTGCCCGTCCAGGTGCAGCGCCGCCCGTACCGTCCCGGCGACCTGAACGGCGCGGCCCTGGCCGTCGCCGCCACCAGCCTCGCGGACGTGAACGGGCAGGTCGTCGGGGACGCCCGCGCCCTGGGCATCCCCGTCAACGACGCCAGTGACGCCACGCGCGGCACGCTGCGCTTCGCGGCCACCGCCGCGCAGGCCGGCGTGCAGGTCGCGGTCAGTTCCGGCCGTGAACTGCCGATGTTCTCGCAGGCGCTGGCGGAACGCATCACGGCCCTGCTGCCCAGCGAGACGCAACTGGACGACTGGAGTGCCCGGCGCGAGGCGGCCCTGACCTGCCCGGAACCGCAGCGCAGTTCCGCGCTCGGCACGCTGCGCGACGAGATCCGCCGCGCCATGGGGGTCGGCGCGTGA
- the cobA gene encoding uroporphyrinogen-III C-methyltransferase yields MTDVSSASPRAFVSLIGAGPGDPGLLTVRGMKALMEADVVLFDYLANPDLLRYAPDAHTIYVGKKGFSEYISQEQINALIVEQAQANGGQRVARLKGGDVFVFGRGGEEAEACALAGVPFEIVPGVSSAIAAPAYAGIPVTHREVARSFAVLTGNTQEGGAHYERLSGVDTLVLLMGVRNLHQIAADLIAAGRDPQTPAATIQWGSTPRQRTVTGTLATIADVVREAGLEAPAVTVVGEVVRLRDSLQWFDTRPGFGGPLAGQTVAVTRTRGGASGLGDLLRARGAGVLEVPLIEFAPTAQPDALRGRLRDLGGVSWLLLTSNHAVTTLIGHLHALGLDTRHLAGVKLAAVGPSTARSLEAVGLRADFVPATPGARHLGAELPAAPGETLLHLTSQLAEADLQRALEARGLTYDRAELYRTEPARPDSLSMDRLRGAAVVTLASGSAARHLAALVGTDLRVAAMGPQTADAAREAGFTDITVARTASLDALADAAEQAVASARTVTG; encoded by the coding sequence ATGACCGACGTTTCCTCTGCCAGCCCGCGCGCCTTCGTGTCCCTGATCGGGGCGGGCCCCGGCGACCCGGGTCTGCTGACCGTGCGCGGCATGAAGGCGCTCATGGAGGCGGACGTGGTGCTGTTCGACTACCTCGCCAACCCGGACCTGCTGCGCTACGCGCCGGACGCGCACACCATCTACGTGGGCAAGAAGGGCTTTTCCGAGTACATCAGCCAGGAGCAGATCAACGCGCTGATCGTGGAGCAGGCGCAGGCGAACGGCGGGCAGCGCGTCGCCCGGCTGAAGGGCGGCGACGTGTTCGTGTTCGGGCGGGGCGGCGAGGAGGCCGAGGCCTGCGCCCTGGCCGGCGTGCCGTTCGAGATCGTGCCCGGCGTGAGCAGCGCCATCGCCGCGCCCGCCTACGCCGGGATTCCCGTCACGCACCGCGAGGTCGCCCGGTCCTTCGCGGTCCTGACCGGCAACACCCAGGAGGGCGGCGCGCACTACGAGCGGCTGTCCGGCGTGGACACCCTGGTCCTGCTGATGGGCGTGCGCAACCTGCACCAGATCGCCGCCGACCTGATCGCGGCCGGACGCGACCCGCAGACGCCGGCCGCGACCATCCAGTGGGGCAGCACGCCCCGCCAGCGGACCGTGACCGGCACCCTGGCCACCATTGCCGACGTGGTCCGCGAGGCTGGCCTGGAAGCCCCGGCCGTCACGGTCGTGGGTGAGGTCGTGCGCCTGCGCGACAGCCTGCAATGGTTCGACACCCGCCCCGGCTTCGGCGGTCCGCTGGCTGGGCAGACGGTCGCCGTGACCCGCACGCGCGGCGGTGCCAGCGGTCTGGGTGACCTGCTGCGTGCGCGCGGCGCGGGCGTGCTGGAAGTCCCGCTGATCGAATTCGCGCCCACCGCGCAGCCCGACGCGCTGCGCGGGCGCCTGCGCGACCTGGGCGGCGTGAGCTGGCTGCTCTTGACCAGCAACCACGCGGTGACCACCCTGATCGGGCACCTGCACGCCCTGGGCCTGGACACCCGCCACCTCGCCGGCGTGAAACTCGCCGCGGTCGGCCCCAGCACCGCCCGCAGCCTGGAAGCGGTGGGCCTGCGCGCCGACTTCGTGCCCGCCACGCCCGGCGCCCGCCACCTGGGCGCCGAACTGCCTGCCGCGCCCGGCGAGACGCTGCTGCACCTGACCTCGCAACTCGCGGAAGCCGACCTGCAACGTGCCCTGGAGGCGCGCGGCCTGACCTACGACCGCGCCGAGCTGTACCGCACGGAACCCGCCCGGCCCGACAGCCTGTCCATGGACCGCCTGCGCGGCGCGGCGGTCGTGACCCTGGCGTCCGGCAGCGCGGCCCGGCACCTCGCGGCGCTGGTCGGCACGGACCTGCGGGTGGCGGCCATGGGCCCCCAGACGGCCGACGCGGCGCGCGAGGCGGGCTTCACGGACATCACCGTCGCCCGCACCGCCAGCCTGGACGCCCTGGCCGACGCGGCCGAACAGGCGGTCGCGTCGGCCAGGACTGTTACCGGCTGA
- a CDS encoding GNAT family N-acetyltransferase — protein sequence MPLPLPPVPSTSGLSGLPRLAQAEAAAHTRYGQHPGGSVELFGPLVAVHDAPDSPLNSAWHDGTRPPTPQELTDFGTYCAAHGQRPTLHLLSHAAPTLLPLLGERGYTLTSVLHAYLHDLLARPAQPLPVQETTDAPAWAAVCAAGFGPGSEAIMRRVAQTPGTRLFLAGPPDGPGLGAAALSVTTFGAAPPDGRAGVAAALHGTSTRPEHRGQGAQTALLAARLNAAAQAGADLTGVFVTPGTPSERNVVRAGFRLAGLRLTFSA from the coding sequence ATGCCTCTCCCCCTGCCGCCGGTCCCGTCCACGTCCGGGCTGTCCGGCCTGCCCCGGCTGGCGCAGGCGGAAGCTGCCGCGCACACCCGCTACGGCCAGCATCCCGGCGGGTCCGTGGAGCTCTTCGGGCCGCTGGTGGCCGTCCACGACGCGCCGGACTCACCGCTGAACAGCGCGTGGCACGACGGCACCCGCCCGCCCACCCCGCAGGAACTGACGGACTTCGGGACGTACTGCGCCGCGCACGGGCAGCGGCCCACCCTGCACCTGCTGTCCCACGCCGCGCCGACCCTGCTGCCCCTGCTCGGCGAACGCGGGTACACGCTGACGTCCGTGCTGCACGCCTACCTGCACGACCTGCTGGCGCGGCCCGCCCAGCCCCTGCCCGTGCAGGAGACGACCGACGCGCCTGCCTGGGCGGCCGTGTGCGCCGCGGGCTTCGGGCCGGGCAGCGAGGCCATCATGCGGCGGGTGGCGCAGACACCCGGCACGCGCCTGTTCCTGGCCGGCCCGCCCGACGGGCCGGGCCTGGGCGCGGCCGCCCTGTCCGTCACCACGTTCGGCGCGGCGCCACCCGACGGCCGGGCAGGCGTGGCCGCCGCGCTGCACGGGACCTCCACCCGGCCGGAACACCGGGGGCAGGGTGCGCAGACGGCGCTGCTGGCCGCCCGCCTGAATGCCGCCGCGCAGGCCGGGGCGGACCTGACAGGCGTGTTCGTGACGCCAGGCACGCCCAGCGAACGCAACGTCGTCCGGGCCGGGTTCCGGCTGGCGGGCCTGCGGCTGACCTTCAGCGCCTGA